From Sodalis glossinidius str. 'morsitans', the proteins below share one genomic window:
- a CDS encoding phage tail sheath subtilisin-like domain-containing protein, whose product MTISFNTVNANLRVPGFYPEMDNSAANTLQASGPALLIGHALPTAQMTLNSPMIMPSAEMIQQLAGRGSQLHRMVQAYRRIDAVGELFVIAVPETMGTEAKGDITISGTATDSGVVTLYIGNQRILAAVKKSDTANTVAAALGKAINDNEDLPVTATIDADKISLTAKHKGLTGNDIPLMMNYYSPTGGENTPHGLNITITAMSGGAGSPDMDSVISAMGDLLFDFIGLPFSDTASLQKMSAEMNDTNGRWSPYQRLYGHVYTAKKATVGELVAFGDTFNDPHLTIAGYEKATQTALDELVAARLARCAIFLRNDPARPTHTGELNGVLPAPSGKRFTLTEQQSLLSHGIATANVEGGVLRIQRDVTTYQKNSYGVADNSYLDSETLYTSAYILRRLKSVITSKYGRQKLADDGTRFGAGQAIVTPAVIKGELCAVYRQLENEGIVENFDAFRQHLIVERNANDPNRIDVVFPADYINQLRVFALANQFRLQYNQGEVV is encoded by the coding sequence ATGACCATTAGCTTTAATACCGTGAACGCTAATCTGCGAGTGCCTGGTTTCTATCCCGAAATGGATAACAGCGCTGCCAATACGTTGCAAGCCAGCGGCCCCGCACTGCTTATTGGGCATGCACTACCCACTGCACAAATGACCTTGAATTCACCGATGATCATGCCCTCGGCAGAAATGATACAACAATTAGCCGGTCGTGGCAGCCAGTTGCACCGCATGGTGCAAGCGTATCGCCGAATTGATGCTGTCGGTGAACTGTTTGTCATTGCCGTACCTGAAACAATGGGCACTGAAGCAAAAGGAGACATCACGATTAGCGGGACAGCAACCGACTCTGGTGTCGTCACTCTCTATATCGGCAATCAACGTATTTTAGCTGCCGTCAAGAAATCGGATACGGCGAATACGGTTGCTGCCGCGCTTGGCAAGGCCATTAACGATAACGAGGACTTACCCGTCACCGCGACTATAGATGCTGACAAAATCAGCTTGACGGCAAAACATAAAGGGTTAACCGGCAACGATATTCCCTTGATGATGAACTATTATTCGCCGACAGGCGGTGAGAATACGCCTCACGGTCTTAATATTACCATTACTGCCATGAGTGGCGGTGCTGGCTCTCCCGATATGGATAGCGTTATCAGCGCAATGGGTGACTTATTATTTGATTTTATTGGGCTGCCTTTCTCTGATACTGCCTCTTTGCAAAAGATGAGCGCGGAGATGAACGACACGAACGGTCGCTGGAGTCCTTATCAACGGTTATACGGTCATGTTTATACCGCAAAAAAAGCGACGGTCGGTGAACTGGTCGCTTTTGGCGACACCTTTAATGATCCGCATCTCACCATTGCAGGCTATGAGAAAGCGACACAAACTGCGCTGGATGAACTGGTCGCGGCAAGACTGGCACGGTGCGCGATATTTTTGCGTAATGATCCCGCCAGACCGACCCACACGGGCGAGTTAAACGGGGTGTTACCCGCACCGTCGGGCAAACGCTTCACCTTGACAGAGCAGCAATCCCTGCTTTCACACGGTATCGCTACCGCCAATGTCGAAGGCGGCGTATTACGCATTCAGCGTGATGTGACGACCTACCAGAAAAACAGTTACGGCGTGGCCGATAACAGCTATCTGGACAGTGAAACACTCTATACCAGCGCTTATATTTTGCGGCGATTGAAGTCGGTGATCACCAGCAAGTACGGGCGGCAAAAACTGGCTGATGATGGTACCCGATTCGGGGCAGGGCAAGCGATCGTTACGCCAGCCGTGATCAAGGGTGAACTCTGTGCGGTGTATCGCCAGTTGGAAAATGAAGGGATTGTCGAAAATTTTGACGCTTTTCGTCAACATCTCATCGTTGAGCGCAACGCCAATGACCCCAATCGAATTGATGTGGTCTTTCCTGCGGATTATATCAATCAACTGCGGGTATTTGCGTTGGCGAATCAATTCAGGCTGCAATATAACCAGGGTGAGGTGGTGTG
- a CDS encoding DUF2635 domain-containing protein yields MMGTQPEIVFIKPKHGRKVPIPQYMRDTQEYFGEYLPEEGLQVQKTLFWIRRKQDDDIEEVSQFYTSPIVQETSDTAKTKLKKAKEETQE; encoded by the coding sequence ATGATGGGTACCCAACCTGAAATTGTTTTTATTAAGCCTAAGCACGGGCGAAAGGTGCCTATTCCGCAATATATGCGCGATACCCAAGAATATTTTGGGGAATATCTGCCCGAAGAAGGTTTGCAGGTTCAAAAAACGCTTTTTTGGATCAGAAGAAAACAGGACGATGATATTGAGGAAGTGAGTCAATTCTATACCTCCCCAATCGTGCAAGAGACGTCTGATACCGCAAAAACTAAATTAAAAAAAGCTAAAGAGGAGACGCAGGAATGA
- a CDS encoding phage tail terminator protein, which translates to MKLSPIIAALRTLCPRFENRVGSVSQYEDLPDCGKLALPAAYVIPGEDVVGEQRSQTDYWQSLTESFYVVVILNNARNQKGQYPSVDTLNEVRSEIWRALLGWQPEPGCGAINYAGAEEADSNRAEYHYLFKFNTETDINAEDTRHDADLKNLPDLHTVAIDLNEQASSVNAHLEMKIK; encoded by the coding sequence ATGAAACTTAGTCCCATTATTGCGGCATTACGAACCTTGTGCCCCCGTTTTGAAAACAGAGTGGGCAGTGTCTCTCAATATGAGGATTTACCGGATTGCGGCAAACTGGCTTTACCCGCTGCTTACGTTATTCCAGGAGAAGATGTTGTCGGTGAACAACGGTCACAAACGGATTATTGGCAATCATTAACCGAAAGTTTTTATGTCGTGGTGATTTTAAATAATGCACGTAATCAAAAGGGACAATATCCCTCTGTCGACACATTAAATGAAGTCAGGTCTGAAATCTGGCGGGCATTACTGGGTTGGCAGCCAGAGCCGGGTTGTGGTGCAATTAATTATGCCGGCGCGGAGGAAGCCGATTCAAACCGCGCTGAATATCATTACCTGTTTAAATTTAATACTGAAACAGACATCAACGCCGAAGATACCCGCCACGATGCTGACCTGAAAAATTTACCCGATTTGCATACCGTTGCTATTGATCTAAACGAACAAGCAAGCAGTGTAAACGCGCATTTGGAGATGAAGATAAAATGA
- a CDS encoding phage head closure protein, whose protein sequence is MKPHYSRPYSRFPDPRELNKRVLFYTRQDEPIGGSGIQAANQDEHTVWGKLIPVSDTLRLHSFQINKTITHKIIVRYRQSLYSSDQAVINGVVYLIRGVTDIHSAGRFLSFSCEEMSSQPERGNDFG, encoded by the coding sequence ATGAAACCGCATTATAGCAGACCGTATTCCCGTTTCCCCGATCCCAGAGAGTTAAATAAGCGCGTGTTGTTTTATACGCGACAGGATGAACCGATAGGCGGCAGCGGGATACAGGCAGCAAATCAAGACGAGCATACCGTCTGGGGAAAATTGATCCCCGTGAGTGACACACTTCGCCTCCATTCTTTTCAAATCAACAAAACCATCACGCATAAAATCATTGTGAGATACAGACAATCGCTTTACTCAAGTGATCAGGCGGTAATTAACGGTGTCGTCTATCTCATACGGGGCGTTACTGATATCCACAGTGCGGGGCGGTTTCTGTCTTTTTCCTGTGAAGAAATGAGCAGTCAACCAGAAAGGGGAAATGATTTTGGATAA
- a CDS encoding head-tail connector protein — protein MFIDKEQVKRQCRIELGDNSEDVLLENYIAAVEQKTIAHLNRNLYKESVPETDPHGLVINAAIIQGMLLLVTGLYEHRGGISDMEQWSIFPFFKFLVDDYRLSGL, from the coding sequence ATGTTTATTGACAAAGAACAGGTCAAGCGACAATGCAGAATTGAATTAGGCGATAACAGTGAAGATGTACTGCTTGAGAATTATATCGCTGCCGTAGAGCAAAAAACCATCGCACATCTTAACCGTAATCTCTACAAAGAATCCGTGCCTGAAACTGACCCTCACGGCCTGGTTATCAATGCGGCGATTATTCAGGGGATGTTGCTATTGGTGACGGGGTTATATGAGCATCGTGGGGGTATATCCGATATGGAACAGTGGTCTATTTTTCCGTTTTTTAAGTTTTTAGTTGATGACTACAGGCTGAGCGGACTATGA
- a CDS encoding phage major capsid protein: protein MSDINEMLKKIMASIEEASSKYSAQAEKALKEAQKSGELSAETKAAVDKMAVELNTLREAEKTLKAQVGEVEQHLAQMPVANALNVVSSIGQQVVGMEVVQALGSGMESSKRVIAPINAALISSDVTGTIVAPDRQADILTKPKQRLFIRDLIASGKTQSNTIYYVKQKGFTNNAKTVAENTAKPYSTIEFEEATVPVRTIAHMFKASKQILDDFSQLASLIDMELRYGLKYVEEQQILFGDGTGSNLNGIFTQATAFKAELKPAHRTAIDDLRLAMLQAQLARIPATGHVLHFTNWAQIELIKDTLGRYLLSNPAALTTPTLWGLPVVVTEAAEFKDKFLVGAFNLGAQLFDREEASVVISTENTDDFEKNMISIRCEERLALAVYRPEAFIKGDLTKIEVSGGAGKGGNNGE from the coding sequence ATGTCTGATATTAATGAAATGCTTAAGAAAATAATGGCTTCTATCGAAGAAGCCAGCAGCAAATATAGCGCCCAGGCAGAGAAAGCCCTGAAGGAAGCGCAAAAATCGGGTGAGCTTTCCGCTGAAACCAAAGCGGCCGTTGATAAAATGGCGGTCGAACTGAACACCTTACGCGAAGCAGAAAAAACCCTGAAAGCCCAGGTAGGCGAAGTTGAACAACATCTTGCCCAAATGCCTGTGGCTAATGCGTTGAACGTGGTGAGTTCTATTGGTCAACAGGTGGTTGGCATGGAGGTAGTGCAGGCTTTAGGCTCGGGCATGGAATCCAGTAAACGAGTAATAGCCCCGATTAACGCCGCACTTATTTCATCGGATGTCACAGGAACGATTGTCGCCCCCGACCGTCAAGCAGACATCTTGACCAAGCCGAAGCAACGGTTGTTTATTCGTGATTTGATTGCCAGTGGAAAGACGCAAAGTAACACGATTTATTACGTGAAGCAGAAAGGATTTACCAATAATGCCAAGACTGTCGCGGAAAATACCGCCAAGCCCTATAGCACGATTGAATTTGAAGAGGCAACAGTCCCCGTTCGCACGATTGCCCATATGTTTAAAGCCTCCAAGCAAATTCTGGATGACTTTTCGCAACTGGCCTCCCTTATCGATATGGAGCTACGTTATGGCCTGAAATACGTTGAAGAGCAGCAAATTCTCTTCGGTGACGGTACCGGCTCAAACCTTAACGGGATCTTTACTCAAGCCACTGCATTCAAAGCAGAATTAAAACCAGCACATCGAACCGCGATCGATGATCTGCGGCTTGCCATGCTACAAGCGCAACTGGCACGGATCCCCGCGACAGGCCATGTGTTGCACTTTACCAACTGGGCACAGATTGAACTTATCAAGGATACGCTGGGGCGTTATCTCCTCTCCAATCCGGCAGCCCTGACTACGCCGACTTTGTGGGGCTTACCCGTTGTCGTCACAGAAGCCGCTGAGTTTAAAGATAAATTCCTGGTGGGGGCTTTCAATCTAGGTGCGCAACTGTTTGACCGTGAAGAAGCAAGCGTGGTGATCAGTACCGAGAATACCGATGATTTTGAAAAGAATATGATTTCGATTCGTTGCGAAGAGCGTCTGGCGCTCGCGGTTTACCGCCCTGAAGCCTTTATCAAAGGTGACTTAACCAAGATAGAGGTTTCAGGTGGCGCGGGAAAAGGTGGGAATAACGGAGAGTAA
- a CDS encoding phage portal protein, with protein MKKHQSPGKIKSAVLNWLGVPQNLTDTLSSFHDYSQSKSGQVVTTDKVLQLSAVWACVRLLSESISTLPLKLYHRKSDGSRSLAQQHPAYPVLCRRPNLEMTPSRFIQMIVASLCLRGNAFVEKKKVGQRLVSLVPLLPQYITVKRRDNGRLEYHYTNDTKPGYSSLKPRVIADNDMMHIRGFGLDGICGMMPLKTGREVFGSAMSLETTAARYFQKGMSASGFISFDKLLSEEQRERFNKHLENFAGSENTGKVMLLEAGMKFNGITLDPQTSQMLESRDHSIEEICRWYRVPPFMVGHITKQSSWASSVEGMNLIFLTNTLRPLLVNIEQEIARCLLDNDEDYFAEFSVEGLLRTDSTGRAAYYTTALQNGWMSRNDVRRLENLPPIEGGDLYTVQLNLTPLDQLGQENDGEKVRAALNAWLFPEKSSSHHPTGTPQETE; from the coding sequence GTGAAAAAACATCAATCTCCCGGTAAAATTAAAAGCGCGGTGCTCAACTGGCTAGGGGTGCCACAGAATTTAACCGATACGCTGTCATCGTTTCATGACTATAGCCAGAGTAAGAGTGGGCAAGTGGTGACAACGGATAAAGTCCTGCAACTTTCTGCGGTCTGGGCGTGTGTGCGTCTGTTGAGTGAATCAATATCCACGTTACCGCTCAAACTCTATCACCGTAAGTCGGATGGTTCACGCAGCCTCGCACAGCAACACCCTGCTTATCCTGTCTTGTGTCGTCGTCCTAACCTGGAAATGACACCTTCGCGTTTTATCCAAATGATTGTTGCTAGCTTGTGTTTACGTGGTAATGCCTTTGTTGAAAAAAAGAAGGTCGGTCAGCGTCTGGTCTCCCTCGTCCCACTATTACCCCAATACATCACCGTTAAACGACGTGATAACGGGCGACTGGAATACCACTATACCAACGACACCAAACCGGGTTATTCCTCATTAAAACCGCGAGTTATTGCAGATAATGACATGATGCACATACGGGGGTTCGGATTAGACGGCATTTGCGGCATGATGCCGTTGAAAACGGGTCGTGAGGTGTTTGGCTCGGCAATGTCGCTCGAAACGACGGCAGCGCGATATTTCCAGAAAGGCATGTCGGCATCCGGTTTTATCTCGTTCGATAAGTTGTTGTCAGAAGAACAACGTGAAAGATTTAATAAGCATCTTGAAAACTTTGCTGGCTCAGAAAATACCGGCAAAGTCATGCTGCTGGAAGCCGGAATGAAATTTAATGGTATCACCCTCGATCCACAAACCTCACAAATGTTGGAAAGCCGCGATCATAGCATCGAAGAAATCTGCCGTTGGTATCGCGTTCCACCGTTTATGGTCGGTCATATTACGAAACAAAGCAGTTGGGCTTCTAGCGTGGAAGGGATGAACCTGATTTTCTTGACCAATACATTACGGCCCTTACTGGTCAATATTGAACAGGAAATCGCCCGCTGTCTGCTGGATAATGACGAGGATTATTTTGCAGAATTTTCTGTTGAAGGACTGCTCAGAACCGATAGCACGGGTAGAGCAGCCTATTACACTACTGCGCTACAAAATGGCTGGATGAGTCGCAATGATGTGAGGAGACTGGAAAATCTGCCGCCGATTGAGGGCGGAGACCTGTATACCGTTCAGTTGAACCTGACGCCCCTCGATCAACTGGGGCAGGAGAATGACGGCGAAAAAGTGCGAGCGGCTCTAAATGCCTGGTTATTTCCTGAAAAATCCTCATCTCATCACCCGACTGGCACCCCGCAAGAAACAGAATAA
- a CDS encoding terminase large subunit: protein MTKKKNRTNSTSSSLTDLTTHYATQVVSGVEIAGPDIRHACQRHLRDLSTGNTRGLLWDVGSAQRAIRFFSSVLKLNGGIYEGKPFNLLPWQCFIVGTLFGWRNNEGQRRFRMAYVEAGKGSGKSPLAAGIGLYCLVADNEARAEVYAAATKKDQAMILFRDAVAMVDQSPKLAERIQKSGGAGKEWNLAFLQARAFFRPISADDGQSGPRPHCALIDEIHEHKSNQVVEMMRAGTKGRQQALIFMITNSGHNKTSVCYDYHEYGRKVAEGSIEDYSFFAFICSLDEGDDPFKDSGCWKKANPSLGHTFSERYLQEQVTQARGMPAKESLVRRLNFCQWVDAENPWINSDSWMACEKTSLDLASLANSPCYGGLDLSGKQDLTALALYWPEEKVAYVEFWTPKDTLLERARVDRVPYDTWLRAGYLNAPPGNAINLGFVAQRIAELSARYTLNRIAYDAYHIDYLRPELENEGVNTLLTPHGQGFGKSKQSGLWMPRSIELFEQRLLGGELRIDFNPCLRWNAANTVIEEDKNGNRVFSKRRSNGRIDGVVALAMAIGAAEVLEEETGDLDGFLTNPIMVGL, encoded by the coding sequence ATGACAAAGAAAAAAAACCGGACGAACTCGACGAGTTCTTCGCTCACTGATTTGACCACCCACTATGCCACTCAAGTTGTTTCCGGCGTGGAGATTGCCGGGCCTGATATTCGTCATGCCTGTCAACGTCACTTGCGGGATTTATCGACGGGTAATACGCGGGGTCTGTTGTGGGATGTCGGATCCGCACAGCGTGCCATCCGTTTTTTTTCCAGCGTATTGAAATTGAACGGCGGTATCTATGAAGGCAAGCCATTTAATTTACTCCCTTGGCAGTGTTTTATCGTTGGCACCCTTTTTGGCTGGCGAAACAACGAAGGACAACGCCGTTTTCGGATGGCCTACGTTGAAGCCGGAAAAGGATCGGGAAAATCGCCACTGGCGGCGGGGATAGGGCTATATTGCCTGGTTGCTGATAATGAAGCGCGAGCCGAAGTCTATGCCGCTGCCACCAAAAAAGACCAGGCGATGATCCTGTTTCGTGACGCCGTCGCGATGGTAGACCAATCGCCAAAGCTGGCCGAACGTATCCAGAAATCCGGTGGGGCGGGTAAGGAATGGAATCTGGCTTTTTTACAGGCTCGTGCTTTTTTCCGGCCTATCAGTGCTGATGATGGGCAATCCGGCCCGCGTCCTCACTGTGCCTTGATTGACGAAATTCACGAACACAAAAGTAATCAGGTCGTTGAAATGATGCGGGCGGGCACAAAAGGCCGCCAACAGGCCTTGATTTTCATGATCACCAATAGCGGCCATAACAAAACCAGTGTGTGTTACGACTATCACGAATACGGCCGTAAAGTGGCAGAGGGCAGCATTGAAGATTATAGCTTTTTCGCATTTATCTGTTCGCTGGACGAAGGCGATGACCCCTTTAAAGATAGCGGTTGTTGGAAAAAAGCGAATCCCTCATTAGGGCATACGTTCAGCGAACGCTATCTACAGGAGCAAGTCACGCAAGCCCGTGGTATGCCAGCCAAAGAGAGCCTGGTTCGTCGTCTCAATTTCTGTCAGTGGGTCGATGCCGAGAATCCCTGGATTAATAGTGATAGCTGGATGGCGTGTGAGAAAACCTCGCTGGATTTAGCGTCGCTGGCAAACTCACCCTGCTACGGTGGCCTGGATTTATCCGGCAAGCAGGATTTAACGGCGCTGGCGCTTTATTGGCCGGAAGAAAAAGTGGCTTATGTCGAGTTCTGGACACCGAAAGACACCTTACTGGAACGTGCCAGGGTCGACAGAGTGCCTTACGATACCTGGTTGCGAGCGGGTTATCTTAACGCCCCGCCAGGGAATGCGATTAATCTGGGTTTTGTTGCCCAACGGATAGCGGAATTATCCGCACGATATACCCTCAATCGTATTGCCTACGATGCGTATCATATTGATTATTTACGGCCAGAACTGGAAAACGAAGGGGTGAATACGCTATTAACGCCGCACGGACAAGGCTTCGGCAAATCGAAACAATCCGGACTTTGGATGCCGCGATCCATTGAATTGTTTGAGCAGCGTCTTCTCGGTGGCGAATTACGTATTGATTTCAACCCCTGCCTACGTTGGAACGCCGCGAATACGGTTATTGAAGAAGATAAAAACGGCAATCGTGTTTTTAGCAAACGCCGCAGCAACGGCCGTATTGACGGTGTGGTAGCACTGGCGATGGCAATCGGAGCCGCCGAGGTGCTTGAAGAAGAAACCGGCGATCTGGATGGCTTTTTAACAAATCCGATTATGGTAGGACTGTAG
- a CDS encoding phage terminase small subunit P27 family: MAGRRPKPTALKLVTGNPGRRPLNSAEPTPPPYSAPPPKHLSNTAKETWERLTLLLNSMGVLTIADAFALERLCDIYAEILRYRVLIESNGETFEVHSQNGVLIKANPAVSMLSDADKRFKSYLVEFGLTPAARTKVRTHDKEKKPDELDEFFAH, encoded by the coding sequence ATTGCAGGAAGACGCCCAAAACCCACCGCCTTAAAATTAGTGACCGGCAATCCAGGAAGAAGACCACTTAATAGCGCAGAGCCTACCCCACCACCCTATTCAGCCCCTCCCCCAAAACACTTATCCAATACGGCAAAAGAAACCTGGGAGCGGCTAACGCTGCTGTTAAATAGCATGGGCGTATTAACGATTGCCGATGCTTTTGCACTGGAAAGGCTGTGTGATATTTACGCTGAGATCCTGCGGTATCGCGTCTTGATAGAGAGCAACGGTGAAACGTTTGAGGTGCATTCTCAAAACGGCGTATTAATCAAGGCGAATCCAGCCGTTTCGATGCTGTCGGATGCGGATAAACGCTTTAAAAGCTATCTGGTTGAATTTGGCTTAACACCCGCCGCAAGAACCAAGGTGAGGACGCATGACAAAGAAAAAAAACCGGACGAACTCGACGAGTTCTTCGCTCACTGA
- a CDS encoding HNH endonuclease signature motif containing protein: MKKITLYDSRWDKARRVFLARNPLCVMCLESDLINPATVVDHIVPHRLHFAQTAEKVKTAQKRFWDEKNWQPLCVQHHNTTKQRMEKGNKGFGCDENGMPSNPNSHWYQQNK, encoded by the coding sequence ATGAAAAAAATCACACTCTACGATTCTCGCTGGGATAAAGCGCGCCGAGTTTTTCTTGCCAGAAATCCATTATGCGTAATGTGCCTGGAAAGTGATTTAATTAATCCTGCTACCGTCGTTGACCACATTGTACCGCACCGTCTTCACTTTGCTCAGACAGCAGAAAAAGTTAAGACAGCACAAAAACGTTTTTGGGATGAAAAGAACTGGCAGCCCCTCTGCGTTCAGCATCACAACACAACCAAGCAACGAATGGAAAAAGGTAACAAAGGCTTTGGCTGTGATGAAAACGGGATGCCGAGTAATCCCAATAGTCACTGGTATCAACAAAATAAATAG
- a CDS encoding DUF551 domain-containing protein: protein MNWIDCRVRLPDIDDNVLIYNNNTKGQLVGVYLGNGQFHYADCCQGIQKICTASHWMSLHEPPIVNKSIRG from the coding sequence ATGAACTGGATTGATTGTCGTGTTCGTCTGCCAGATATTGACGATAACGTACTTATTTATAATAACAATACAAAAGGTCAGCTAGTTGGCGTTTATCTGGGTAATGGCCAATTTCACTATGCCGATTGTTGTCAAGGTATCCAGAAAATATGTACCGCCAGTCACTGGATGTCGTTGCATGAGCCGCCAATTGTGAATAAAAGCATTAGAGGATAA